In Actinomadura luteofluorescens, the sequence CGCCGTCGGTGCGCCCGACGAACAGGGCCGCGTCGTCCACGGTGACCTGCGCCGTGCCGCCGCCCGGGACCGGGCGTTCCGGGACGAACGTGTCCAGCAGCGCCGACACCCCGACGAGGTCGTGCCCGGTGATGAACTGCGCGGTGTCGATGATGTGCGCGCCGATGTCGCCGAGCGCGCCCGTCCCGGCCCGGTCGCGGTCCATCCGCCAGGTGAACGGCGCCTCCGGGTCGGCGAGCCAGTCCTGGAGGTACTGGGCGCGGACGTGCCGGACGGCGCCGATGCGGCCCTCGTCGACCAGCCTGCGGGCCAGGGTGACGGCGGGGACGCGCCGGTAGTTGAACCCGACCATCGACCGGACGCCGCGCTCGCGCGCCCGCTCGGCGGCGGCGGCCATCGCCTCGGCCTCCGCGACGGAGTTGGCGAGCGGCTTCTCGCACAGCACGTGCTTGCCCGCGTCGAGCGCGGCGACCGCGATCTCGGCGTGGCTGTCGCCCGGCGTGCAGATGTCGACGAGCTGGACGTCGTCGCGGCGGAGCAGCTCCTTCCAGTCGGTCTCCACCGACGCCCAGCCGAGCGCGTCGGCGGCGGCGCGGGCGCGCTCGGCCGAGCGTCCCGCCAGGGCGGTCATGACGGGCGTCAGCCGCGGCCCGAAGAACGGCCCCACGCTGCGCCACGCCTGGGAGTGGGCGCGTCCCATGAACGCGTGCCCGACCATCCCGACTCCGACGGTCGTCATGTTCAGCTCACCTCTCTGTGTCGTCTTCCGGGGGCAGGCCCCGGCCCCCGGGCCGGCGCTCCGGCCCGGGGGCGGGCGGGAGCGCCGGCGCCCCCGTCGCTCAGGACTCGAAGCCGAGCGGCATGTAGGTGTCGACGTTGTCCTTGAACACCGTCTCGGAGGCCAGCGTGATCGACTGGGGCACCTGGAGCTCGACCAGGTCGGCCATGCCCTTGCCCTGCGCGATGAGCCGGCCCAGCTTGATCGCGGACGCGGCCATCGTCGGCGGGTAGGTGACGGTGGCCTCCAGCACGCCGCCGCCGGTCTTGATCTCGCGCATGGCGTTGGCCGAGCCCGCGCCGCCGACCATGAAGAACTCCTTGCGGCCGGACTGCTTGATCGCGGCGAGCACGCCGACGCCCTGGTCGTCGTCGTGGTTCCACAGCGCGTCGATCTTCTTGTGGGCCTGGAGCAGGTTGGAGGCGACCTGGTTGCCGGACTCCACGGTGAACTTGGCGTCCTGCTTCGCGGTGACGGTGTAGCCGTAGGACTTCAGCGCGTCCGCGAAGCCCTTGCTGCGGTCCTGCGTCAGCGGCAGCGTCGCGATCCCCTGGATCTCCACGATCACGGGGTTCGAGGCGCCCTTGCCCTTCAGCTTCTTGCCGATGTAGTGGCCGGCGGAGACGCCCATGCCGTAGTTGTCGCCGCCGACCCACGTCCGGTATGACAGCTTGTCGGGGAAGACGCGGTCGAGGTTGACGACCGGGATGCCGGCGTCCATCGCCTTGCGGGCGACCTGGTTCAACTGCTCCCCGTCGTTGGGCAGGATCACCAGCACGTCGACCTTCGCGCGGATCAGCGACTCGACGGCGGAGATCTGCTGGTTGATGTCGTTGGTCGGCTCGACCGGCTTGAACGTCACGTCCTTGTACTTCTTGGCCTGACCCTCGGCGTTCTTGGCGATCGCCGCGATCCAGCCGTGGTCCGCGGCGGGCGCGGAGAACCCGATGGTGACCTGCTTGCCCGGCTTGTCGTTGTCGCCGCCGAGCGACCCGGCCTGCGCCGCCGGGCTCGGGTCGTCCTTCGCGCTGTTGCTGGTGCAGGCCGCGGCGAGGCTGCCCGCCGCGACGACGGCGCCGCCGAACAGGACGCCTCTGCGGGTGGGACGGGGGCTCTGATCACGCATGACGTGCTCCTGATCAAGGGATGGGGCGTCCCCCGCCGCGCGTTCCCCGGGACGCGCGGCGCCGGACGAGGGGTGGGTGTCGGGCGGTGTCCTCAGGTGGGCGAGCGGAGCCCGCGGCGCTGCAGCAGCACGGCGATCACGATGATCGCGCCCTTGGCGATCAGCTGGTCGCTGGTCTGCAGGCCGTTCAGGATGAACAGGTTGGTGATGAGGGTGAACACCAGCACGCCGAGGATCGACCCGGCGATGGTGCCGCGCCCGCCGGTGAGCAGCGTCCCGCCGATGATGACGGCGGCGATCGCGTCCAGCTCGTACAGGTCGCCGTGGGTGCTGGAGCCGGTGGTGGTGCGGGCCATGATGATGAGCGCGGCGACGCCGCAGCAGAATCCGGACAGCGCGTACAGCGTCAGGGTGTGCCGGCGGACGTCGATTCCGGCCAGGCGCGCCGCCTCGGGGTTGCCGCCGACCGCGAACGTCCGGCGGCCGAACGTGGTGCGGTTGAGCAGCAGCCATCCGGCGGCGGCGACGGCCGCGAAGATGTACACGACGAGCGGCAGCCCGAGCAGCTTGGTGGTGGACAGTGCCTCGATCGCGTCGTTCTCCGGCCGGACGAGCTGGGTCCTGCGGTCCGACATCCGCTGCGCCAGCCCGCGCGCCGCGACGAGCATCGCGAGGGTGGCGATGAACGGCACGAGCCGGCCGTAGGAGATCAGCAGTCCGGTGACGACGCCGGCGCCGGTGCCGACGAGGACCGCGCACAGCGCCATCACCGCCGGGCCGTAGGACTGCGTCGCCACGGTCGTCGCCCACACCGACGCCAGCGCCATCACCGACCCGACGGACAGGTCGATCCCGCCGCCGATGATGACGAACGTCTGCCCGACGGTGATCACGCCGATGGTGGCGGCGAGCGCGAGGATGCCGACGACGTTGCCCGACGTCGCGAAGTTGCCGGGCTCGGTCACCAGGCCGACGGCCGACAGCAGCACCAGCGCGGCGACGAGCCCGAGGTGGTGGATCTCGCGGCCGCCCGCGCCGCCGCCCCGCGCGAACGGCCGTCCGCGCCCGCCGGTCGGGCGGGCGGGCGGCCCGCCGCGCTCGCCCGCGGTCTTCTCGGTCCGGGGGGCCGACCCTCCGGAGTGAAAGGTGCCGGTCACAGGGCACTCCCCTCCATGATCATGTTGAGCACGGCGCCTTCGTCGAGGTCGCGGGCGTCGCCGGTGTGCACGACGCGCCCCTCCCGGACGACGAGGACGCGGTCGGCGAGCCCGAGCACCTCGGGTACCTCGCTGGACACCAGCAGCACCCCGATCCCCCGCCCGGCCAGTTCGCGGATCACCGCGTACAGCTCGGCGCGCGCGCCGACGTCCACGCCGCGGGTGGGCTCGTCGAGGATAAGCAGCCGCAGCCCGGCCGAGCCGAGCAGCCAGCGGGCCAGCACGACCTTCTGCTGGTTGCCGCCCGACAGCGTCACGACCGGGCGCCGCGGGTCGGGCGGACGGATGTCGAGCGACTCGATCTGGCGCCGCACGTCGGCGAGCTCGCGGCGGCGGCTGAGCCAGCCGAACGAGGCGTAGCGCGGCAGCGAGGCGACGCTGACGTTCGCGGCGACGGTCTCGTTCAGCAGCAGCGCCTGGCTCTTGCGCTCCTCCGGCGCCATGCCCATGCCGCGCCGCACCGCCGCGCCCGTGTCGCCGGGACGGACCGGGCGGCCGTCCACGAGCACCCGTCCCCGCGCGGGGCGCCGGGCGCCGTAGACGGTCTCCAGGATCTCCGAGCGCCCGGACCCGACCAGCCCGGCGAGCCCGACGATCTCGCCCGCGCGGACGGTGAGCGAGACGTCCTCGAACGCGCCGGGCAGCGTGAGGTCCTCGACCCGCAGCACCTCGGGGCTCGCGTCCTGCGGCTCGGGCCGCGGCGGGAACACGTACTCCACGTCGCGCCCGGTCATCAGCGACACGATCTCGTCGGTGGAGGTGCCCCGCGCGGGCAGCCCGCCCGCGACCGACCGGCCGTCCTTGAGGACGGTGACCCGGTCGCCGATCTCGCGGATCTCCTCCAGCCGGTGCGAGATGTACACCACGGCGACGCCGGCGGCGGTCAGCTCCCGGATGATGCGGAACAGGTTGGCGACCTCGTCGTGGGCGAGCGCGGCGGACGGCTCGTCCATCACGATGAGGCGGGCGTCGTGCGACAGGGCGCGGGCCATGCTGACGACCTGCTTGCCGGCCGCGGGCAGCCGCCCGACCTCGCGGCGCGGCGGGATCTCCCCGTGCCCGAGCCGCCCGAGCAGCTCCCGCGCCGCCCGCTCGGCCTCGCCACGGCGGGTGAAGCCGAGGCGGGCCCTCTCGTGGCCGAGGAAGATGTTGTCGGCGACCGACAGGCCGTCCACCAGGTCGAGTTCCTGGTAGATGGTGGCGATCCCGGCGCGCATGGCGGCGGTGGGCCCGGCGAGCCGCGCCGGCGCTCCGCCGAACATGATCTCGCCCTGGTCGGGCTGGTGCGCGCCGGCGAGCACCTTGATGAGCGTGGACTTGCCGGCGCCGTTCTGGCCGAGCAGGCAGTGCACCTCGCCGGGGCGGACGTCGAGGTCGACGCCGTCCAGGGCGCGGACGCCGGGGAACTGCTTGACGATGCCGCGCATCCGCAGCAGCGGTTCGGGTTCGGGCGAGCCCATCGGGCCTCCTCGGGGGCCGGAGAGGGGGTCAGGACGCGGAGAAGACGTGGTCGCTGATGAGCCGGGCGCCGCCGACCACGCCGGCGGCGCCGGCGAGCTCGGACAGCACGATCGGGAGGTTGCCGGTCGCGAGCGGCGCGGACCGCCGGTACACGACGCTGCGGATCTCGGCGAGCAGCGCGTGGCCGAGGCCCGCGACGCCGCCCGCGATGATGACGAGGCCGGGGTTGAAGAAGCTGACGAGCCCGGCGAGGACCTGGCCGACGTGCCGGCCGCCCTCCCGGATGATCTGCACCGCGCTCGGGTCGCCGGCCGCGGCGGCCTCGCCGACGTGCTCGGCCCCCAGCTCCCCGTGGGTCTCCAGCAGGGCGGCGAGCGCGGGCGAGCGGCCGGAGCGCGCGGCCGCCTCCGCGTCCCGCGCGAGCGCCGCGCCGCCGAAGAACGCCTCCAGGCATCCGGCGTTGCCGCAGGCGCAGGTCGGGCCGTCGTCGTCGACCCGGATGTGGCCGATGTCCCCGGCGCTGCCGGACACGCCGCGGTAGATGGCGCCGTCCACGACGATGCCGCAGCCGATCCCGGTGCCGATCTTGACGAGCAGGAAGTCGTCCACGGACCGGGCGAGCCCGGCGTGCAGCTCGCCGAGGGCCATCAGGTTCACGTCGTTGTCGACGAGCACCGGGCAGCCGAGCTCCTGGCCGATCGCGTCCCGCACCGGGAACCGGTCCCAGCCCGGCATGATCGGCGGGACGACCGGCATGCCGTCGCGGAAGCTGACCGGCCCGGGCACCCCGATGCCCGTCCCGTGCACCTGGGGGATCAGGCCCTCGTCGCGCAGCTTGCCGAGCAGGTCCAGCGCCCGCTCCAGCACCACGGTCGCGCCCTGCCGGACGTCGCACCGCTCGCTCACGTGCCCGAGGACCTCCAGCTCGCCGTCGGTCACCGCCACGTCGATCGAGGTGGCCCCGATGTCGAAGGCGACGAACCGCAACCGCGGCGACAGCCGGACGATCCCGGACCGCCGCCCGCCCCGCGAGGCCGCCAGCCCGGCGCCCTCCACGAGGCCGAGCTCGACGAGCCGGTCCAGTTCGACGGCCAGCTTGGACCGCGACAGCCGGACGACGTCGCCCAGCTCGGCGCGCGAGCGCGGCCCCTCGTCACGCAGCAGCCGCAGCAGGCGTGCCTGGTGCACGTTCTGCGGACGAGCCGACATGCGCATCACGCCGTCCCCTCGGGATCAGGCCCCGGCATCCTGTGACGCCGGTCTCATGCCCGAGACCGTAACCCCCTTTCGCCGCCATGAGAAGACCTTTCCCCCAGAAACCTCAAACTTTCCCCACTCAGAGGACAAAGCTAGCCACAAGCAACGGCCCCGCCCAGTGCAGCGCACCGGACGGGGCCCCAAAGACCACCTAAACGCCTACCTCAGCCCCCACCGCAGCGAGCCGCAAGGCGAGCCATACACGCCCCCCGCACCCACCACTGCGACAACCTCAACCCCCCACCGCAACCCCGCAACGACCCCAACACCCGCGATCGCGTCCGAAGGCAGGTTCGAGCGAAGCAAGAACCTGATCGCGCAGCGAGCCGCAAGGCGAGCCGGAGCGATGCCAGCGATCGCCTAGTTTTTCGACGATGGAGGGCCCTCCGGGCCCGAAGGAGGAGAAAAACTAATAAGCAAGCTGCCTGCCAGTGCTCATGGTTCGCATGATGTGTTCGACGAGGCTGATGAGGACGCGTTTGGCGTCTTCGCGGTCGCGGACGTCGCAGGAGATCACGGGGATCTCCGGGGCGAGGTCGAGGGCGTCGCGGACCTGGTCGGCCGAGTGCTGACCGGCGCCGTCGAAGCGGTTGACCCCGATGATGAAGGGGACGCCTCGGCGTTCGAAGTAGTCGACCGAGGCGAAGCAGTCGGCGAGGCGGCGGGTGTCGACGAGGACGACCGCCCCGAGCGCACCCTTGGCCAGTTCGTCCCACATGAACCAGAACCGGTCCTGGCCGGGGGTGCCGAAGACGAAGAGCACCAGGCCGTTGGGCAGGGTGATGCGCCCGAAGTCCATCGCCACGGTGGTGGTGGTCTTGGACGCGACGGCGGTGGTGTCGTCGATCCCGATGCTCTTCTCGGTCAGCGCCTCCTCGGTGCGCAGCGGGCGGATCTCGCTGACCGCGCTGACCAGGGTGGTCTTGCCGACGCCGAAGCCGCCGGCGACGAGGATCTTTACCGTCAGCGCCGAGTCGCCCTGGTGGGCGGCCGCGTCAGAGCGCACGGATTCCATCGATCACTTCCTTGAGTACGCGCTCGCTGGGGAACTGCGCCACCGGCGCGGGGCGCCGGACCTGTATCAGCGAGTGGTCGAGCAGGTCGCCGAGCAGGACACGGACGACCCCGAGGGGAAGTTCCAGATCCGACGCTATCTCGGCGACCGACAACGGGGTGCGGCAAAGCTCGAGGATCATGTCATGTTCCGGTTCCGGCGCCCATGGGGTCGCCGGAAGTGCGTGGGCGTCCTCCGCGGGCTCGGGCGGGTCGGCCGCGACGATCAGCGCGACCAGGTCGAACTCGACGCCGTCGTAGTGCGTCCGGCCCCGGGTGAGCGCGTACGGACGCACGACGGGGCCCGCCGCGTCGTCGTACCAGGCCGTGCCGCTCATCTCACGCGCCGCCGTGCTCGGCCGCGGCGACGCGCGGGTTGGCCGACAGGTGCTGGCCGACCCGGGTGACGAGCATCGCCATCTCGTAGGCGATGATCCCGAGGTCGGCCTCGGCGTCGGCGAGGACGGCCAGGCAGGCGCCTCGTCCGGCGGCGGTGACGAAGAGGAACGACGATTCCATCTCCACGATCGTCTGCCGGACGGCTCCGCCGCCGAAGGACTCTCCGGCTCCGCGCGCGAGGCTCTGGAAGCTGGCGGCCACGGCGGACAGGTGGTCGGACTCCTCGCGGGCCAGCCCGCTGGAGGCGGCCATCCGCAGCCCGTCGCTGGACAGCACCACGGCGTTCTGCACGGGGGCGACCCGCTGGACGAGGCTGTCCAGGAGCCAGTTGAGTTCACCTCCGGCTCCGCCCGGGACCTCCGTGCCGGAGTGCTGGGGCTGTGTCATGGGGCGTCGTCCTCCTGGTCGCCTTCGTTGCCCGCGGCCTCCGCGTCGGCCGCGTCCTGCCTGCCTCGCTGCCAGCCGAGTTGCATGGCCGACATCATCGAGCGCATCGACTCGGGCGAGCGGGCGGCGCCGTCGTCCGGGTCCTCGTCCGTGGGAACGGTCCCGGCCGTGTCGCGGCCGGTCCCGTCCGCGGGAGCGTCCATAGCGTCCATGGGGACGGGCGCGGCGAGCGGTACCGCCGGCTCCGGCGCGGGCGCCGCCGGGGGCGCGGCCGGTTCCGCAGCGGGCGGCGGGGCCTGGCCCTGCGCGGCGAGGTGCGCGTCCACCCGTTCCTTGAGCTGGGGAGCCAGGTGCTGCTGGCGCCTGCGTTTGGGCAGCTCACCCTCCCGCAGGGGCGGGGCGGGCTCCGGCGGCGGCTCGGCCCGGGCGGGCGCGGGCGGCGTCTCGGCCCGCCGCGGCGCCGCGGGCTCGGGCTCTTCGGCCGGGGCCGCCGGCCTGGGCGCGAGCGGGCCCGGTTCGGGCCGGTACGGCTCGGCCTCCGCGACGAGGCGGACGACCCCGGCGGACTCGCCGCGTCCGGGGGCGGCCGCCGGGCGGGCGGCGGCGGGGAGCGCCGCGGCGGGGCTCGGCAGTTTCTGCATGGGTCCGGTGGCGCGGCGCACGGCGGACGGTTCCGGTTCGGCGCTCTCCACGATGAGC encodes:
- a CDS encoding Gfo/Idh/MocA family protein, with the protein product MTTVGVGMVGHAFMGRAHSQAWRSVGPFFGPRLTPVMTALAGRSAERARAAADALGWASVETDWKELLRRDDVQLVDICTPGDSHAEIAVAALDAGKHVLCEKPLANSVAEAEAMAAAAERARERGVRSMVGFNYRRVPAVTLARRLVDEGRIGAVRHVRAQYLQDWLADPEAPFTWRMDRDRAGTGALGDIGAHIIDTAQFITGHDLVGVSALLDTFVPERPVPGGGTAQVTVDDAALFVGRTDGGALASFEATRFATGRKNALRIEVSGSSGALAFDLESLNELWFYDRDEDDATAGFRRIVVTEPVHPYADRWWPPGHLLGYEHTFTHQAADLLTAIADGTDPRPSFADGLQVQRVLAAVAASAQSRSWVDVEGSAS
- a CDS encoding ABC transporter substrate-binding protein; the protein is MRDQSPRPTRRGVLFGGAVVAAGSLAAACTSNSAKDDPSPAAQAGSLGGDNDKPGKQVTIGFSAPAADHGWIAAIAKNAEGQAKKYKDVTFKPVEPTNDINQQISAVESLIRAKVDVLVILPNDGEQLNQVARKAMDAGIPVVNLDRVFPDKLSYRTWVGGDNYGMGVSAGHYIGKKLKGKGASNPVIVEIQGIATLPLTQDRSKGFADALKSYGYTVTAKQDAKFTVESGNQVASNLLQAHKKIDALWNHDDDQGVGVLAAIKQSGRKEFFMVGGAGSANAMREIKTGGGVLEATVTYPPTMAASAIKLGRLIAQGKGMADLVELQVPQSITLASETVFKDNVDTYMPLGFES
- a CDS encoding ABC transporter permease, translated to MTGTFHSGGSAPRTEKTAGERGGPPARPTGGRGRPFARGGGAGGREIHHLGLVAALVLLSAVGLVTEPGNFATSGNVVGILALAATIGVITVGQTFVIIGGGIDLSVGSVMALASVWATTVATQSYGPAVMALCAVLVGTGAGVVTGLLISYGRLVPFIATLAMLVAARGLAQRMSDRRTQLVRPENDAIEALSTTKLLGLPLVVYIFAAVAAAGWLLLNRTTFGRRTFAVGGNPEAARLAGIDVRRHTLTLYALSGFCCGVAALIIMARTTTGSSTHGDLYELDAIAAVIIGGTLLTGGRGTIAGSILGVLVFTLITNLFILNGLQTSDQLIAKGAIIVIAVLLQRRGLRSPT
- a CDS encoding sugar ABC transporter ATP-binding protein, yielding MGSPEPEPLLRMRGIVKQFPGVRALDGVDLDVRPGEVHCLLGQNGAGKSTLIKVLAGAHQPDQGEIMFGGAPARLAGPTAAMRAGIATIYQELDLVDGLSVADNIFLGHERARLGFTRRGEAERAARELLGRLGHGEIPPRREVGRLPAAGKQVVSMARALSHDARLIVMDEPSAALAHDEVANLFRIIRELTAAGVAVVYISHRLEEIREIGDRVTVLKDGRSVAGGLPARGTSTDEIVSLMTGRDVEYVFPPRPEPQDASPEVLRVEDLTLPGAFEDVSLTVRAGEIVGLAGLVGSGRSEILETVYGARRPARGRVLVDGRPVRPGDTGAAVRRGMGMAPEERKSQALLLNETVAANVSVASLPRYASFGWLSRRRELADVRRQIESLDIRPPDPRRPVVTLSGGNQQKVVLARWLLGSAGLRLLILDEPTRGVDVGARAELYAVIRELAGRGIGVLLVSSEVPEVLGLADRVLVVREGRVVHTGDARDLDEGAVLNMIMEGSAL
- a CDS encoding ROK family transcriptional regulator encodes the protein MRMSARPQNVHQARLLRLLRDEGPRSRAELGDVVRLSRSKLAVELDRLVELGLVEGAGLAASRGGRRSGIVRLSPRLRFVAFDIGATSIDVAVTDGELEVLGHVSERCDVRQGATVVLERALDLLGKLRDEGLIPQVHGTGIGVPGPVSFRDGMPVVPPIMPGWDRFPVRDAIGQELGCPVLVDNDVNLMALGELHAGLARSVDDFLLVKIGTGIGCGIVVDGAIYRGVSGSAGDIGHIRVDDDGPTCACGNAGCLEAFFGGAALARDAEAAARSGRSPALAALLETHGELGAEHVGEAAAAGDPSAVQIIREGGRHVGQVLAGLVSFFNPGLVIIAGGVAGLGHALLAEIRSVVYRRSAPLATGNLPIVLSELAGAAGVVGGARLISDHVFSAS
- a CDS encoding GTP-binding protein, giving the protein MESVRSDAAAHQGDSALTVKILVAGGFGVGKTTLVSAVSEIRPLRTEEALTEKSIGIDDTTAVASKTTTTVAMDFGRITLPNGLVLFVFGTPGQDRFWFMWDELAKGALGAVVLVDTRRLADCFASVDYFERRGVPFIIGVNRFDGAGQHSADQVRDALDLAPEIPVISCDVRDREDAKRVLISLVEHIMRTMSTGRQLAY
- a CDS encoding DUF742 domain-containing protein — protein: MSGTAWYDDAAGPVVRPYALTRGRTHYDGVEFDLVALIVAADPPEPAEDAHALPATPWAPEPEHDMILELCRTPLSVAEIASDLELPLGVVRVLLGDLLDHSLIQVRRPAPVAQFPSERVLKEVIDGIRAL
- a CDS encoding roadblock/LC7 domain-containing protein; amino-acid sequence: MTQPQHSGTEVPGGAGGELNWLLDSLVQRVAPVQNAVVLSSDGLRMAASSGLAREESDHLSAVAASFQSLARGAGESFGGGAVRQTIVEMESSFLFVTAAGRGACLAVLADAEADLGIIAYEMAMLVTRVGQHLSANPRVAAAEHGGA